A genomic segment from Polyangium mundeleinium encodes:
- a CDS encoding glycerophosphodiester phosphodiesterase, producing MRWRGAAAFRRAKGRPPLVYGHRGVRGARPENTLAAFELAAAEGADGVELDVRVDRDGELVVLHDPTFERVTGGADTRAASDLPYEEIRRVDVGSGEHAPRLTEVLALVQARGLAVNVEMKHDVPDRAAVVRATARKLGAFDPRVPVIVSSFDPRMVAAFGALAPRIPRALLVHRTRWSWAALELARGLGQAVHVDRILTQGSTVRRLAASGLVVNVWTVNDTREALDLAALGVDGIITDVPGLVRAALG from the coding sequence GTGAGGTGGCGCGGCGCAGCGGCCTTCCGGCGCGCAAAAGGGCGGCCGCCGCTCGTGTACGGGCACCGCGGCGTGCGCGGAGCGCGGCCGGAGAACACGCTCGCAGCGTTCGAGCTCGCGGCCGCGGAAGGCGCGGACGGCGTCGAGCTCGACGTGCGCGTCGATCGGGACGGCGAGCTCGTCGTGCTGCACGATCCGACGTTCGAGCGCGTGACGGGCGGCGCGGACACGCGGGCCGCGTCGGATCTGCCGTACGAGGAGATCCGGCGGGTCGACGTGGGGAGCGGGGAGCACGCGCCGCGGCTCACGGAGGTGCTCGCGCTCGTGCAGGCGCGCGGGCTCGCCGTCAACGTGGAGATGAAACACGACGTGCCGGATCGAGCGGCCGTGGTGCGCGCGACGGCGCGGAAGCTCGGGGCCTTCGATCCACGCGTGCCGGTGATCGTGTCGTCGTTCGATCCGCGCATGGTCGCGGCGTTCGGCGCGCTCGCGCCGCGGATTCCGCGGGCACTTTTGGTGCATCGCACGCGCTGGTCGTGGGCCGCGCTCGAGCTCGCGCGGGGCCTCGGGCAGGCAGTGCACGTCGATCGGATCCTCACACAGGGCAGCACGGTGCGGCGGCTCGCGGCGAGCGGGCTCGTGGTGAACGTGTGGACGGTGAACGACACGCGCGAGGCGCTGGATCTCGCGGCCCTCGGCGTCGACGGCATCATCACGGACGTGCCGGGGCTCGTCCGCGCGGCGCTCGGGTAG
- a CDS encoding shewanella-like protein phosphatase: MHARIPSLAMAVFALALAACDKRIPESSPAKPPAAAGPQATPGSAAAPSASAQAAFELPPRLPAPARIVAIGDVHGDLAATRTALRIAGAIDEKDRWAGKDLVVVQTGDEIDRGDADREIVDLFERLADEAKAAGGAVIALNGNHEVMNVQLDLRYVTEGSFKDFEGVPGVTTTDPRLARVPENEKARAAAFLPGGPYAKKLAKRGIVALVGDTVFVHGGVSPKHVRYGLDRMNREVSAWMDGSARDLPGLITAEDGPVWLRRYSAAPGPDDCRVLAETLTMLSAKRMVVGHTPQRGGITSACGEQVWRIDVGMSKHYGGKPEVLEIKGAEVRPLRAEP; the protein is encoded by the coding sequence ATGCATGCGCGGATCCCCTCGCTCGCCATGGCCGTCTTCGCCCTCGCCCTCGCCGCCTGCGACAAGCGCATTCCGGAGTCGTCCCCGGCGAAGCCCCCCGCCGCCGCGGGGCCGCAAGCAACGCCCGGCTCCGCAGCAGCGCCGAGCGCGAGCGCGCAGGCGGCGTTCGAGTTGCCGCCGCGCCTCCCGGCCCCGGCCCGGATCGTCGCGATCGGGGATGTCCACGGCGACCTCGCGGCGACACGCACGGCGCTGCGGATCGCGGGCGCGATCGACGAGAAGGACCGCTGGGCCGGCAAGGATCTCGTGGTCGTGCAGACCGGGGACGAGATCGATCGCGGCGACGCGGATCGCGAGATCGTGGACCTCTTCGAGCGCCTCGCCGACGAGGCCAAGGCCGCGGGCGGCGCCGTGATCGCGCTGAACGGCAACCACGAGGTGATGAACGTCCAGCTCGATCTCCGCTACGTGACCGAGGGCTCCTTCAAGGATTTCGAGGGCGTCCCCGGCGTCACGACCACGGATCCGCGCCTCGCGCGCGTCCCGGAGAACGAAAAGGCGCGCGCCGCGGCGTTCCTGCCGGGGGGTCCGTACGCGAAAAAGCTCGCCAAGCGGGGCATCGTGGCCCTCGTCGGCGACACGGTGTTCGTCCATGGAGGCGTCTCGCCCAAGCATGTGCGGTACGGCCTCGACCGGATGAACCGCGAGGTGAGCGCGTGGATGGACGGCTCCGCGCGGGATCTGCCCGGGCTCATCACCGCGGAGGACGGCCCGGTCTGGCTGCGGCGCTACTCGGCGGCGCCTGGCCCGGACGATTGCCGGGTGCTCGCGGAGACGCTGACGATGCTCTCCGCGAAGCGCATGGTCGTGGGTCACACGCCGCAGCGCGGCGGCATCACGTCGGCGTGCGGAGAGCAGGTGTGGCGCATCGACGTGGGGATGTCGAAGCACTACGGCGGCAAGCCCGAAGTGCTGGAGATCAAGGGCGCGGAGGTACGGCCGCTCCGCGCGGAGCCCTAA
- a CDS encoding RCC1 domain-containing protein: MKLRALALCTLAGCLAVACSSDPPADTTTAAGSTGAAGAGGTAAGTGGAGGSGGSSTGEGGGSIPDEEVVLTLVSPLPAMAFERRHVDVDVAFSVPKGGATLRLTLGEAITDEQSIDATVTTGTARLRLPRARGANPFVVTIATASGKTATVEGNLHGGRLVTASIDTMFALRDGTLVQWGGGDPTPAKKDAPTALVSVAENGDTLFALDAEGHVFKAPAGQPAFEPVPGLEDIAAIAPGGGHALFLRADGRVFAAGLNSRGQLGAGDTESHPGVVEVLSLDGIVAIAASDDASFAVDTSGLVHAWGSNDEGQLGLGDEDISPHPDPLIIPNLVDIVDVAAGRDHVLALTAAGGLYAWGLGSSGQLGDGSAGILASKPQPVPLVLPGPAVALGARGNTSHVVLASGEHLVWGQNSLAQLGVGDTNMRTKPTPSLVGHVRAISAGLTGGVVVDASGGLQAWGSNTSGQLGLPLPPEGPERSSVPVVVPWP, translated from the coding sequence ATGAAGCTCCGCGCGCTCGCCCTGTGCACGCTCGCCGGGTGCCTGGCGGTCGCGTGCTCCAGCGATCCGCCGGCAGACACGACGACCGCCGCGGGTTCGACCGGCGCAGCGGGCGCAGGGGGCACGGCCGCGGGCACCGGCGGGGCTGGCGGGAGCGGCGGGAGCTCGACCGGGGAAGGCGGAGGCTCGATTCCGGACGAGGAGGTCGTTCTCACGCTCGTGAGCCCCCTGCCCGCAATGGCGTTCGAGCGACGCCATGTGGACGTGGACGTCGCGTTCTCCGTGCCGAAAGGAGGCGCGACACTCCGGCTCACGCTCGGCGAGGCGATCACCGACGAGCAATCGATCGACGCCACGGTGACCACAGGAACGGCGCGGCTCCGGCTGCCACGTGCGCGCGGCGCGAACCCGTTTGTCGTGACGATCGCCACAGCGTCGGGAAAAACGGCGACCGTGGAGGGAAATCTCCACGGCGGGCGCCTCGTGACCGCCTCCATCGACACGATGTTCGCCCTCCGGGACGGGACCCTCGTGCAATGGGGCGGCGGCGATCCGACGCCCGCCAAAAAGGACGCGCCCACCGCGCTCGTATCCGTCGCCGAAAACGGAGATACGCTTTTCGCGCTCGACGCCGAAGGGCACGTGTTCAAGGCGCCCGCGGGACAGCCCGCCTTCGAGCCCGTGCCTGGGCTCGAGGACATCGCGGCAATCGCGCCCGGCGGAGGCCATGCCTTGTTCCTGCGCGCGGACGGTCGGGTCTTCGCCGCCGGGCTCAACAGCCGAGGCCAGCTCGGCGCGGGCGACACGGAGAGCCACCCGGGCGTCGTCGAGGTCCTCTCGCTCGACGGGATCGTCGCGATCGCCGCCTCCGACGACGCGTCATTCGCGGTCGACACGAGTGGCCTCGTGCACGCGTGGGGCTCGAACGACGAGGGGCAGCTCGGCCTCGGCGACGAGGACATCTCGCCCCACCCCGATCCGCTCATCATCCCGAACCTCGTGGACATCGTGGACGTGGCCGCCGGGCGGGACCATGTCCTCGCCTTGACCGCGGCCGGCGGGCTGTATGCCTGGGGGCTCGGATCGAGCGGCCAGCTCGGCGACGGGTCGGCCGGCATCCTGGCCTCGAAGCCGCAGCCCGTTCCCCTCGTGCTCCCCGGCCCCGCGGTCGCGCTCGGCGCCCGGGGAAACACGAGCCATGTCGTGCTGGCGAGCGGCGAGCACCTCGTCTGGGGGCAAAACAGCCTCGCGCAACTCGGCGTGGGCGACACGAACATGCGGACCAAGCCGACGCCCAGCCTGGTCGGCCACGTGCGCGCGATCTCCGCAGGCCTCACCGGCGGCGTGGTCGTGGACGCCAGCGGCGGCCTCCAGGCGTGGGGATCGAACACGAGCGGGCAGCTCGGCCTCCCGCTGCCGCCCGAAGGCCCGGAACGATCGAGCGTGCCTGTCGTGGTGCCGTGGCCGTGA
- a CDS encoding HTH domain-containing protein, whose protein sequence is MTFTDAAAEVLRLVGRPLHYKEITDIAIEKNLLSHVGKSPEVTMGARLAAMLKKDSSDTPLIRVKPGVFALREWDEKTLRAGLDGKKGKRGGKQEPAKAARHEVEEEVSAPEAAEEEAEGETEAAEAETDEAPEEIVAAPAAPAEVAAVEEEADEDDETLVSPAPAAKLAPPMPRPSAPSFTRSVEAEDIDAGPAGPDDVMRAEAAAGAAEMFDEEEDDDQPILGGGDDRAGGGAGDAGGEGRRRRRRRRRGRSTNGEAQALPTSGGGLPSYTATPAFEVRRDGRDRDVGRDRDVGRERERDVGRDRDRDVGRERDREIVRDVAPTEAVYRGPQVIELTPGEGHPALDDLAGRELADAVAAILSTFDRNAGAVSLRQIAETAQRRGRLSGDAQLVQSQVAAAVRADNARRIAAGQRPRFRFAGGRVALTDWLLGGDLARLEQEALAAVERYRDGARRAFARKLGELPGHAFIEVCVLALERMGVGQLRAVRRAGAPGGESHFSGVLRMGNDEIRVAIVIRRDGREVGRERVTELRGSLHHYGPATVGWIFTAGQTLSGAREEASVPGTAPIALYDGLAVARMCEDNDVAVIRARLPIAIPDVDLLDALRAS, encoded by the coding sequence ATGACGTTTACCGATGCAGCGGCCGAGGTGCTTCGCCTCGTCGGCAGGCCGCTCCACTACAAAGAGATCACCGATATCGCGATAGAGAAGAACTTGCTCAGCCACGTCGGGAAGAGCCCCGAGGTCACGATGGGCGCCCGGCTCGCCGCGATGCTCAAGAAGGACTCGTCCGACACGCCGCTCATCCGGGTGAAGCCCGGCGTGTTTGCGCTGCGGGAGTGGGACGAGAAGACGCTTCGCGCGGGTCTCGATGGCAAGAAGGGCAAGCGCGGCGGCAAGCAAGAGCCTGCCAAGGCCGCCCGGCACGAGGTCGAGGAAGAGGTCAGCGCCCCGGAGGCTGCTGAAGAAGAGGCAGAAGGCGAGACCGAGGCCGCGGAGGCCGAGACGGACGAGGCGCCCGAGGAGATCGTGGCCGCCCCCGCCGCTCCCGCAGAGGTCGCGGCCGTCGAGGAAGAAGCCGACGAGGACGACGAGACGCTCGTGTCCCCGGCTCCCGCGGCCAAACTCGCTCCGCCCATGCCTCGCCCGTCGGCGCCGTCGTTCACGCGCTCCGTCGAGGCGGAAGATATCGACGCCGGCCCCGCCGGCCCCGACGACGTGATGCGCGCGGAAGCGGCTGCTGGCGCCGCCGAGATGTTCGACGAGGAAGAGGACGACGATCAGCCGATCCTCGGTGGTGGGGACGACCGCGCCGGTGGGGGCGCTGGTGATGCTGGAGGGGAAGGCCGTCGGCGTCGTCGCCGCCGTCGCCGCGGTCGCAGCACGAACGGCGAGGCGCAGGCCCTGCCGACGAGCGGAGGCGGGCTGCCTTCGTACACGGCAACGCCCGCGTTCGAGGTTCGTCGCGACGGACGCGATCGCGACGTGGGCCGCGACCGCGACGTGGGCCGCGAGCGCGAGCGCGACGTGGGCCGTGACCGTGACCGCGACGTGGGCCGCGAGCGTGACCGCGAGATCGTGCGCGATGTGGCGCCGACCGAGGCTGTTTACCGGGGCCCGCAGGTCATCGAGTTGACCCCCGGGGAAGGTCATCCGGCGCTCGATGATCTCGCGGGTCGTGAGCTTGCCGATGCGGTGGCCGCGATCCTGTCGACGTTCGATCGCAACGCGGGCGCTGTGTCTTTGCGGCAGATCGCCGAGACGGCGCAGCGACGTGGCCGCCTCTCGGGGGATGCGCAGCTCGTGCAGTCGCAGGTGGCTGCTGCGGTGCGCGCCGACAATGCCCGGCGGATTGCCGCGGGGCAGCGGCCGCGCTTCCGCTTCGCGGGTGGCCGCGTGGCCCTGACGGACTGGCTGCTCGGCGGCGATCTTGCGCGCCTGGAGCAGGAGGCCCTTGCTGCGGTGGAGCGCTATCGCGATGGGGCTCGTCGCGCGTTCGCTCGGAAGCTCGGCGAGCTGCCCGGGCATGCGTTCATCGAGGTTTGTGTCCTCGCGCTCGAGCGCATGGGCGTTGGGCAGCTTCGCGCGGTGCGCCGCGCGGGTGCGCCTGGCGGCGAGTCGCATTTCTCGGGCGTCTTGCGCATGGGCAACGACGAGATCCGGGTGGCGATCGTGATTCGTCGCGACGGCCGTGAGGTGGGTCGCGAGCGGGTGACGGAGCTGCGTGGCTCGCTCCACCACTACGGGCCGGCCACGGTTGGATGGATCTTCACGGCGGGACAAACCTTGTCCGGCGCGCGGGAAGAGGCGTCTGTGCCGGGGACGGCGCCGATCGCGCTGTATGACGGCCTCGCCGTGGCGCGGATGTGCGAGGACAACGACGTGGCGGTCATCCGGGCGCGGCTTCCGATCGCGATTCCGGACGTCGACCTGCTCGACGCGCTCCGCGCCTCCTGA
- a CDS encoding putative metal-binding motif-containing protein, whose protein sequence is MRFSFRWGLVLVALATPAVWLGPGCGARTDIEDDDLLDEDEDDAGPDAPGDDAQPDVSPDVSPDVSPDIVVFDVVEEIVEDAPLDVVEDVPIDVIEDVPVDVPLDVPLDVPEDVPVDVPLDVPLDVPEDVPEDVPVDVPVDVPQDVPQDVPQDVPQDVIPDGPCPDADGDGYSVCDGDCNDADPLVNPGAFDFPNGKDDDCNGGIDNPNTACSAGLQYTSQDPLDYAKSIELCQTTTLNATGANKRWGVITAELRLADGTGTPFPQSHAIITSMGNVLGPRANQNFVFLSTGLAATPSQPYFQFGTPQGGTDTGTQSATPPGFPTNKSGCPVPFASTAFNPVNLKIQVRTPTNANSFAFDHAYWSSEYPEYACSPFNDLWVVLLKTNAPGIANNRNVVFDGQGTPGSVNLNFFDRCVAGPTGCFGTPGFNFCSGGKSELAGTGYDDFDSPCNNTPSSIGGSTGWLTTEAPIVPGEIATVEFIVWDSSDGIFDSSTILDFFRWLPSKLANPKTYRP, encoded by the coding sequence GTGCGCTTTTCGTTTCGCTGGGGGCTCGTTCTTGTTGCGCTCGCCACGCCGGCCGTCTGGCTCGGACCGGGCTGCGGCGCGCGCACCGACATCGAGGACGACGACCTCCTCGACGAGGACGAGGACGACGCCGGCCCTGACGCGCCCGGCGACGACGCGCAGCCCGACGTGTCGCCGGACGTCTCGCCCGACGTGTCGCCGGACATCGTCGTCTTCGACGTGGTGGAGGAGATCGTCGAGGACGCGCCGCTCGACGTGGTCGAGGATGTCCCGATCGATGTGATCGAGGACGTGCCGGTGGATGTCCCGCTCGACGTGCCGCTCGACGTGCCCGAGGATGTTCCTGTCGACGTGCCGCTCGACGTGCCGCTCGACGTGCCCGAAGACGTCCCAGAAGACGTGCCGGTGGATGTCCCGGTCGACGTTCCGCAAGACGTTCCGCAAGACGTCCCGCAAGACGTCCCGCAAGACGTGATCCCGGACGGTCCCTGCCCGGATGCCGACGGGGATGGCTACTCGGTTTGCGACGGGGACTGCAACGACGCCGATCCGCTGGTGAACCCGGGCGCGTTCGATTTCCCGAACGGGAAGGACGACGACTGCAACGGCGGGATCGACAACCCGAACACCGCGTGTAGCGCGGGCCTGCAGTACACCTCGCAGGATCCGCTCGACTACGCGAAGTCGATCGAGCTTTGCCAGACGACGACGCTGAATGCGACCGGCGCGAACAAGCGCTGGGGCGTGATCACGGCGGAGCTGCGGCTCGCGGACGGCACGGGCACGCCGTTCCCGCAGTCGCACGCGATCATCACGTCGATGGGCAACGTGCTCGGCCCGCGGGCGAACCAGAACTTCGTCTTCCTCTCGACCGGGCTCGCGGCCACGCCGAGCCAGCCGTACTTCCAGTTCGGCACGCCGCAGGGCGGCACGGACACCGGCACGCAGTCGGCCACGCCCCCCGGCTTCCCGACCAACAAATCAGGATGCCCGGTCCCCTTCGCGTCCACCGCGTTCAACCCGGTCAATCTCAAGATTCAGGTGCGTACGCCCACAAATGCGAACAGTTTTGCGTTTGATCATGCGTACTGGTCGTCGGAGTACCCGGAGTATGCTTGCTCGCCGTTCAACGACTTGTGGGTGGTGCTTTTGAAGACGAACGCGCCGGGAATCGCGAACAACCGCAACGTGGTGTTCGACGGCCAGGGGACGCCCGGCTCCGTGAACCTGAATTTCTTCGATCGTTGCGTGGCGGGTCCTACGGGGTGCTTCGGGACGCCGGGGTTCAATTTCTGCTCGGGGGGCAAATCCGAGCTCGCGGGCACGGGCTACGACGACTTCGACTCGCCCTGCAACAACACACCGAGCTCGATCGGCGGCAGCACGGGATGGCTGACCACGGAGGCGCCGATCGTGCCCGGTGAGATCGCCACGGTGGAGTTCATCGTGTGGGACTCGTCCGACGGGATCTTCGATTCGTCCACGATCCTCGACTTTTTCCGCTGGTTGCCGAGCAAGCTCGCGAACCCGAAGACGTACCGGCCCTAG
- a CDS encoding RCC1 domain-containing protein has product MRTGFLAWALASALVLCAGAGCSDEETGSGQGGTGGSAPAGSGGIGGSGGVGGSGGVGGAGGSVGGAGGSVGGAGGSVGGSGGAGGSGGAGGVGGSGGEGGGALPDTTPPVVTLGGPSSGALLRTARLHVSVYAEDSGSLAKVEFTWNGAPAVTLDMSSGVPVFDGAVDERPTRGKNTLLVAAEDLAGNRTEVPLEVTFERRLGAGGSHTGAITAGKVAVWGRNNLGQLGLGVGDVTSRFEPVLVPGLEEITALDLRQNQSLALRKDGVLFVWGTNTDGRLGLGAPGMPDVDKREVATQNPNLTGVLAATFGYDHTLVLLDDGTVRAFGDNSSGQLGDGTTEDRHYPVVVTGLDDVIQIVGGSKHSLALRRDGTVWAWGRNQYGNLGQGTADTDPHPTPAQVPGLTDVVHLASGRDHVLALRADGTVAAWGLNQSGQVGNGMSGADADVLSPTAVVGLQDASAVFADGNYSFAARTNASAVGWGQNFNGQLGIGGDDTVDRSAPDAPLALPATLDIDPGATHAIGLTPDGAVYTWGWSTNGSLGRPNLLNNWAYPTPGLVTQP; this is encoded by the coding sequence ATGAGAACAGGCTTCCTTGCATGGGCGCTGGCGTCGGCGCTGGTGCTTTGCGCAGGCGCTGGTTGCAGCGACGAAGAGACGGGCTCTGGCCAGGGCGGCACAGGTGGATCGGCGCCCGCAGGTAGCGGCGGCATCGGCGGTAGCGGCGGCGTTGGCGGCAGCGGCGGCGTTGGCGGCGCAGGTGGCAGCGTTGGCGGCGCAGGTGGCAGCGTTGGCGGCGCAGGTGGCAGCGTTGGCGGCAGCGGTGGCGCGGGCGGCAGCGGCGGCGCGGGCGGCGTCGGCGGCAGCGGCGGCGAAGGGGGCGGAGCTCTCCCCGACACGACCCCACCCGTCGTGACGCTCGGAGGCCCCAGCAGCGGCGCCCTCCTCCGCACGGCGCGCCTCCACGTTTCCGTGTACGCCGAGGATTCAGGCAGCCTGGCCAAGGTCGAATTCACGTGGAACGGCGCCCCCGCCGTGACGCTCGACATGAGCAGCGGCGTGCCGGTGTTCGACGGCGCCGTGGACGAGCGGCCGACACGCGGAAAAAACACGCTCCTCGTGGCCGCCGAGGATCTGGCGGGCAACCGGACGGAGGTGCCGCTCGAAGTGACGTTCGAGCGAAGGCTCGGCGCCGGCGGATCCCACACCGGCGCGATCACGGCGGGGAAAGTCGCCGTGTGGGGCCGCAACAACCTCGGCCAGCTCGGCCTCGGCGTCGGGGACGTCACGTCGCGCTTCGAGCCCGTGCTCGTGCCCGGCCTCGAGGAGATCACCGCGCTCGATCTCCGCCAGAACCAATCGCTGGCGCTCCGCAAAGACGGCGTCCTGTTCGTCTGGGGAACCAACACCGACGGCCGGCTCGGCCTCGGCGCCCCGGGCATGCCCGACGTCGACAAACGCGAGGTCGCCACGCAAAACCCGAACCTGACCGGCGTCCTCGCGGCGACGTTCGGCTACGATCACACGCTCGTCTTGCTCGACGACGGGACGGTGCGCGCGTTCGGCGACAATAGCTCCGGGCAGCTCGGCGACGGCACGACCGAGGACCGCCATTACCCCGTGGTGGTCACGGGGCTCGACGATGTCATTCAGATCGTTGGCGGGTCGAAGCACTCGCTGGCGCTGCGGCGCGACGGAACGGTATGGGCCTGGGGGAGGAACCAATACGGCAACCTCGGCCAGGGGACCGCCGACACCGATCCGCACCCGACGCCGGCCCAGGTGCCGGGATTGACCGACGTCGTGCACCTCGCTTCAGGGCGGGATCACGTGCTCGCGTTGCGCGCCGACGGGACGGTCGCCGCCTGGGGGCTCAACCAGAGCGGCCAGGTCGGCAATGGCATGAGCGGCGCAGACGCGGACGTGCTTTCGCCGACAGCCGTCGTGGGATTGCAGGATGCTTCGGCGGTATTCGCCGATGGAAACTACAGCTTCGCGGCCCGGACGAACGCGAGCGCGGTCGGCTGGGGGCAAAACTTCAATGGGCAGCTCGGCATCGGCGGGGACGATACCGTCGATCGGAGCGCGCCGGACGCGCCGCTCGCGCTGCCCGCGACGCTCGACATCGACCCCGGTGCGACCCACGCGATCGGGCTGACGCCGGACGGTGCGGTCTACACGTGGGGATGGAGCACGAACGGCAGCCTCGGGCGGCCGAACCTGCTCAACAACTGGGCCTATCCGACGCCGGGGCTCGTGACGCAGCCATGA
- a CDS encoding LolA family protein yields MRAHVARCSLVSALFLATACGGTRPPPSVFPTGDDALGRMKATYACVNGVQGQAKIDRFAPEGRVRGEVHLFAVNPDRVRFDVVSPFGAMLYTLTADGERFQMLDVKEKQFLFGPASPCNLARMTRVPIPGHALVSLLRGEAPVLLHQPGAPTINWDTDKGFYRVLVPSTRDAQQEIHLGIRPEDWDKPWSQQRVRVLSVLVSQRGADLYQAELSNHEAARTAPPRVDPDGIEDPIQPIGGACDAELPRSIRMRVPHTEEDVIFQYKEAQWNPPLVPGAFQQTEPGGVRKLYVTCEK; encoded by the coding sequence ATGCGCGCCCACGTCGCACGGTGTTCCCTCGTTTCGGCCCTCTTCCTCGCCACGGCGTGCGGCGGCACGCGTCCGCCCCCGTCGGTCTTCCCCACGGGAGACGACGCGCTCGGCCGGATGAAGGCCACGTACGCGTGCGTCAACGGCGTGCAAGGCCAGGCCAAGATCGACCGCTTCGCGCCCGAGGGCCGCGTGCGCGGCGAGGTGCACCTCTTCGCCGTGAACCCGGACCGCGTCCGCTTCGACGTGGTCAGCCCCTTCGGGGCCATGCTCTACACCCTCACGGCCGACGGCGAGCGCTTCCAGATGCTCGACGTGAAAGAGAAACAATTCCTCTTCGGCCCGGCGAGCCCCTGCAACCTCGCGCGCATGACCCGCGTCCCCATCCCCGGGCACGCGCTCGTCTCGCTCCTCCGCGGCGAGGCGCCCGTCCTGCTCCACCAGCCCGGCGCCCCCACCATCAACTGGGACACCGACAAGGGGTTTTACCGCGTCCTCGTGCCGAGCACGCGCGACGCCCAGCAGGAGATCCACCTCGGCATCCGGCCCGAGGACTGGGACAAACCCTGGTCCCAGCAGCGCGTGCGTGTCCTCTCCGTGCTCGTCTCGCAGCGCGGCGCCGACCTTTACCAGGCCGAGCTCTCGAACCACGAGGCCGCCCGCACCGCGCCCCCGCGGGTCGATCCCGACGGCATCGAGGACCCGATCCAGCCCATCGGCGGCGCCTGCGACGCGGAACTGCCGCGCTCGATCCGCATGCGCGTGCCGCACACCGAGGAAGACGTGATCTTCCAGTACAAAGAAGCCCAGTGGAACCCGCCCCTCGTGCCCGGCGCCTTCCAGCAGACCGAGCCCGGCGGCGTCCGCAAGCTCTACGTCACCTGCGAGAAGTAG
- a CDS encoding di-heme oxidoreductase family protein — MLPLGVACSDEAPAGPGGAGGTGGAASGTGGAGASGGGPGGGGLGGGAGAGGAMPATFEPGEERPGGDTTMDKRDEKSFLRPAANLSLERLGTFEAGLALFDVAWTVGGEVDRDGLGPTYVGTSCRSCHFRGGRGAPPPPGQPMTSMLVRLSVPSADGAAFVPDPRYGDQIQNKAIPGVPPEGWFSVDYAAKAGAYADGTSYELLEPTYTAHDLAFGPLAEGTRFSPRVAQPMIGLGLLAAIRDEDIEALADPDDKNGDGIRGRRNHVSVEGKLSPGRFGWKANEVDLARQTAGAFLGDIGITSPLHPTDNCPPIQAACAAAAGTTLDIDAARFDAIVVLSHLVAVPHRPDAAEPDVLLGKALFSQAGCSACHVPSFVTGPLAGFPEVEGQHIYPYTDLLLHDMGAGLADERPDHEAGGRDFRTAPLWGIGMTSLVSGHTRLLHDGRARNIEEAILWHGGEAEAARASFRALSGVERAALLWFVSSL; from the coding sequence GTGCTCCCCCTTGGGGTGGCGTGCTCCGACGAAGCCCCCGCGGGCCCCGGCGGTGCGGGCGGTACCGGTGGCGCGGCTTCGGGCACCGGCGGTGCGGGCGCGTCAGGCGGCGGACCTGGCGGCGGCGGACTCGGCGGCGGCGCGGGTGCAGGCGGCGCCATGCCGGCCACCTTCGAGCCGGGGGAAGAACGCCCCGGCGGCGACACGACGATGGATAAGCGCGACGAAAAAAGCTTCCTGCGGCCCGCGGCCAACCTCTCCCTGGAGCGCCTCGGGACCTTCGAGGCCGGGCTCGCGCTCTTCGACGTCGCCTGGACGGTCGGAGGCGAAGTCGACCGCGACGGCCTGGGTCCAACGTACGTCGGCACCTCCTGCCGGAGCTGCCATTTCCGAGGCGGCCGAGGCGCGCCGCCGCCCCCCGGCCAGCCAATGACGTCGATGCTCGTGCGGCTGTCGGTACCCTCCGCGGACGGCGCCGCATTCGTCCCCGACCCTCGCTACGGCGATCAAATCCAGAACAAGGCCATCCCCGGGGTCCCGCCGGAAGGCTGGTTCTCCGTCGACTACGCAGCCAAAGCCGGCGCATACGCCGACGGCACCTCGTACGAGCTGCTGGAGCCGACCTACACGGCCCACGATCTCGCATTCGGCCCGCTCGCCGAGGGCACGCGGTTCTCGCCGCGCGTGGCGCAGCCGATGATCGGGCTCGGCCTGCTCGCCGCCATCCGCGACGAAGACATCGAGGCGCTCGCCGATCCCGACGACAAAAACGGAGACGGAATCCGCGGCCGCAGAAACCACGTCTCCGTCGAGGGAAAGCTCTCACCCGGGCGGTTCGGCTGGAAAGCAAACGAGGTGGATCTCGCGCGACAAACCGCGGGGGCCTTCCTCGGGGACATCGGAATCACCTCCCCACTGCACCCGACCGACAACTGCCCGCCCATCCAGGCGGCCTGCGCCGCAGCCGCAGGCACGACGCTGGACATCGACGCAGCTCGCTTCGACGCGATCGTCGTGCTCTCGCACCTCGTCGCCGTGCCCCACCGACCCGACGCCGCCGAGCCCGACGTGCTGCTAGGCAAGGCGCTCTTCTCGCAAGCCGGCTGCAGCGCGTGCCACGTCCCGTCCTTCGTCACCGGCCCACTCGCAGGTTTCCCCGAGGTCGAAGGGCAACACATCTACCCGTACACCGACCTCCTGCTCCACGACATGGGCGCAGGCCTCGCCGACGAACGCCCCGACCACGAAGCCGGAGGGCGCGACTTCCGGACCGCGCCACTCTGGGGCATTGGCATGACGAGCCTCGTCTCCGGTCACACGCGGCTCCTGCACGACGGACGCGCCCGAAACATCGAGGAAGCCATCCTCTGGCACGGCGGCGAAGCCGAAGCCGCGCGCGCGTCGTTTCGTGCGCTTTCTGGTGTGGAGAGGGCAGCGCTTCTGTGGTTCGTCAGCTCGCTCTGA